From one Lolium rigidum isolate FL_2022 chromosome 4, APGP_CSIRO_Lrig_0.1, whole genome shotgun sequence genomic stretch:
- the LOC124648782 gene encoding lipase-like, with the protein MERRRWLQAAVLMCLLLLCSGRELKDEPAPVYNSTLAKTLAEYTSAVYTTDLSQLFTWTCEKCNDLTQGFEMIELIIDVQNCLEAYVGFASDMNAIVVAFRGTQENSIQNWIEDLFWKQLDFDYPGMAEAKVHSGFYSAYHNTTLRDGVINGIQKTMEAYGNVPIMVTGHSMGAAMASFCALDLIVNYGLKDVTLLTFGQPRIGNAVFASHFKKYLPNAIRVTNEHDIVPHLPPYYHYFPQKTYHHFPREVWVHNVGLDSLVYPIEQICDDSGEDPACSRSVSGNSVQDHLHYLGISMHSESRGSCRIVTDGNMLRYKIGAPDGTIILSKQPGLSVDQQLSAL; encoded by the exons atggagcggcggcggtggctgcaGGCCGCGGTCCTAATGTGCTTGCTGCTGCTTTGCTCCGGGAGAG AACTTAAGGACGAACCAGCCCCGGTATATAACTCGACTCTCGCCAAGACGCTTGCGGAGTACACTTCAGCA GTCTATACTACTGATCTGTCGCAACTATTTACCTGGACTTGTGAAAAATGCAATGACCTGACGCAG GGGTTTGAGATGATAGAGCTGATCATCGATGTGCAGAATTGTTTGGAG GCATACGTTGGTTTTGCAAGTGACATGAATGCTATTGTAGTTGCATTTAGAGGCACTCAAGAGAACAG CATCCAGAACTGGATAGAAGACTtgttttggaaacaacttgatTTCGACTATCCAGGCATGGCTGAAGCTAAG GTGCACAGTGGGTTTTATTCTGCATATCATAACACAACATTGCGTGATGGAGTCATCAATGGCATCCAGAAGACCATGGAAGCGTATGGCAATGTTCCCATCATGGTAACAGGGCATTCCATGGGAGCGGCCATGGCTTCATTTTGCGCCCTTGATCTTATT GTCAACTATGGGTTGAAGGACGTGACGCTACTGACATTTGGGCAACCTCGGATTGGTAACGCTGTGTTTGCTTCCCACTTCAAGAAATACCTGCCAAACGCAATTCGAGTAACCAACGAACACGATATTGTGCCTCATTTACCTCCGTACTACCACTACTTCCCACAGAAAACCTACCATCATTTCCCTCGAGAG GTATGGGTACATAATGTCGGACTCGATAGCCTAGTATACCCGATTGAGCAAATCTGCGACGATTCTGGTGAAGACCCTGCATGCAGCAG GTCTGTGAGTGGTAACAGCGTGCAAGACCATCTCCACTATCTTGGCATCAGCATGCACTCCGAGTCGCGGGGATCATGCAGGATCGTCACTGATGGCAATATGCTCAGGTACAAAATTGGTGCTCCTGATGgtactatcatcttgtcgaagcagCCCGGTTTATCAGTTGATCAGCAACTCAGTGCACTGTAA
- the LOC124707757 gene encoding uncharacterized protein LOC124707757, with translation MELSPSRPPSPEGRWADLPDDIAVAIACRLQEADVCALGGCSRSWRRACDANFVWEGLFRRRWPATAAAVAAGGGAGASRVQGWKALYINHHGRTAVAVSRVVEFVESSSHDGSLEAEYYLKAMSDLALMKDIGFVNVQFFLLSRNRSAIINLIGLHYSIACLHMLPNEVEKALQACQVAERKVCVSLLKLGRWFYGFRLPDEYESHKFSLSGLTSDEGAKVLVILNRGAVHEVFRLQISLLGANN, from the exons ATGGAGCTCTCGCCATCgcggccgccgtcgccggaggggAGGTGGGCCGACCTCCCCGACGacatcgccgtcgccatcgcgtgCCGCCTCCAG GAGGCGGACGTGTGCGCCCTCGGCGGATGCTCCCGGTCCTGGCGCCGCGCCTGCGACGCCAACTTCGTGTGGGAGGGCCTCTTCCGCCGCCGCTGGCCGGCCACCGCGGCGGCCGTGGCGGCCGGAGGAGGGGCAGGGGCTTCACGCGTGCAG GGATGGAAAGCTCTCTACATAAATCACCATGGAAGAACTGCCGTGGCTGTCTCTAGGGTGGTTGAGTTTGTGGAGAGCAGCTCGCATGACGGGTCGCTTGAAGCTGAGTATTATCTGAAAGCTATGTCTGATTTGGCGTTGATGAAGGATATAGGCTTTGTCAATGTCCAGTTCTTCTTGCTTTCAAGGAATCGCAGCGCGATAATAAATCTGATTGGACTGCACTACTCCATTGCATGCTTGCATATGCTG CCAAATGAAGTAGAGAAAGCACTTCAAGCTTGCCAGGTAGCAGAAAGGAAAGTGTGTGTGAGCTTGCTCAAGCTTGGTAGGTGGTTCTATGGTTTTCGGTTGCCTGACGAATATGAATCGCACAAATTTTCATTGAGTGGGCTGACCAGTGATGAGGGGGCAAAAGTTCTGGTCATTCTTAACCGTGGTGCTGTTCATGAGGTATTTCGTCTCCAGATCAGTTTGCTGGGCGCAAATAATTGA
- the LOC124648783 gene encoding 60S ribosomal protein L22-like, with translation MGCGGSKEDVATGNTTAANGAGRGTKLFRRKSTMSASHRSSQASSSSSDGTCVAIKDVVKEPAAGVPKASDVEVASDEKPVAAVVEEKKEEEVAAKKDVAAPGVAAAAVTKEAAQPSAKEEEELPKSTMADEALAVDEAKVDEAKEAAVAEEANEESPASTNEGGKSLGQSTTEPMEAKPVDVNKADVAAPVPASSLSQEKTAASVAGVAPSKSAAN, from the exons ATGGGTTGCGGTGGCTCCAAAGAGGACGTGGCCACCGGCAACACCACCGCCGCCAACGGCGCCGGCCGCGGCACCAAGCTCTTCCGGAGGAAGTCCACCATGTCCGCCAGCCACCGGTCCTCCCaggcgtcctcgtcgtcctcggacgGTACCTGCGTTGCCATCAAGGACGTCGTCAAGGAGCCGGCGGCCGGCGTTCCCAAGGCCTCCGACGTTGAGGTGGCGTCGGACGAGAAGCCCGTTGCCGCGGTCGTcgaggagaagaaagaggaggaggtggcggccaAGAAGGATGTCGCCGCCCCCGGCGTTGCTGCCGCGGCGGTGACCAAGGAGGCGGCGCAGCCGtctgcgaaggaggaggaggagctgcccAAGTCCACCATGGCCGACGAGGCGCTGGCGGTGGACGAGGCTAAGGTCGACGAAGCGAAGGAAGCAGCAGTGGCCGAGGAGGCCAATGAGGAATCTCCTGCTTCCACAAATGAGGGTG GGAAATCACTTGGGCAGAGCACTACAGAACCCATGGAGGCCAAGCCAGTCGACGTGAACAAGGCAGACGTTGCTGCCCCCGTGCCGGCGTCGTCCTTGTCGCAGGAGAAGACCGCCGCCAGCGTCGCCGGTGTAGCACCAAGCAAATCGGCGGCGAACTAA
- the LOC124707756 gene encoding vesicle-associated protein 2-2-like translates to MGSAEGLVEIRPRELQFLFEVRKQSSCSIHLVNKTDEYVAFKVKTTSPKRYCVRPNIGVILPRATCVFTVTMQAQKTAPPDLQIKDKFLVQTTAIPAGITDEGTIPAFFSKETRRYVEENKLRVVLVSATQPEAEQLISGLPNVKATIEVPVAKETLNIVNEVPNVVNQVPYSLKASFPSLTESPAILSEIPFPVNEIPTVQGDFPVPLKEAPATSVKSAIHLKGSPTVSVETQFSSIETNMSLKETPAVLRDFPVLLKEAPTTSAESAIRLKGSPTVSVET, encoded by the exons ATGGGGAGCGCGGAGGGCCTCGTCGAGATCCGGCCCCGCGAGCTCCAGTTCCTCT TTGAGGTGAGGAAGCAAAGTTCATGTTCTATCCATCTTGTGAACAAGACAGATGAATATGTTGCATTCAAG GTTAAAACTACTTCTCCAAAAAGATACTGTGTTCGACCGAACATTGGAGTTATTCTTCCAAGGGCAACTTGTGTTTTTACAG TTACTATGCAAGCACAAAAGACTGCCCCACCAGATCTGCAAATTAAAGACAAGTTTCTTGTGCAAACTACGGCTATTCCTGCTGGTATAACTGATGAAGGCACTATTCCCGCTTTT TTCTCCAAAGAAACCAGAAGATATGTTGAAGAGAATAAGCTGAGAGTTGTCCTTGTCAGTGCAACTCAGCCTGAAGCAGAGCAGCTCATCAGTGGACTGCCCAATGTTAAGGCCACCATTGAGGTTCCTGTGGCGAAAGAGACATTGAATATTGTGAATGAAGTACCTAATGTGGTGAACCAAGTCCCTTATTCCCTGAAAGCAAGCTTTCCCTCCCTAACAGAATCTCCAGCTATTTTGAGTGAAATTCCTTTCCCTGTAAATGAAATTCCTACTGTTCAGGGAGATTTCCCAGTCCCATTAAAAGAAGCTCCAGCAACTTCAGTAAAATCTGCTATCCATTTGAAAGGAAGTCCTACCGTTTCTGTTGAAACTCAATTTTCTTCAATAGAAACAAATATGAGCTTAAAAGAAACTCCTGCTGTTCTGAGAGATTTCCCAGTCCTGTTAAAAGAAGCTCCAACTACTTCAGCAGAATCTGCTATTCGTTTGAAAGGAAGTCCTACTGTTTCTGTAGAAACTTAG
- the LOC124707755 gene encoding pentatricopeptide repeat-containing protein At3g62890-like produces MRYAARRPAAALLSPPTLSCSPPSSAPLLHSLLATPPQGGSVLIPRQRLSNSVPIGHHFHDARRALDETPKRTTPSAWTSAIAACARGGRHRDGLATFTEMLAQRGGAPPNKFVLAAVLKCCAGLGSTEPGRRIHGWMLRNGVRMDGVLSNALLDMYAKCGDYGRTRRAFTTMPHTDAVSWNIVIGACLQSGDILGSVRLFDASPVRDASSWNTIISGLMRNGCPAEALERLHRMARAGVEFNHYTYSTALALAGMLSSPRLGRQLHGRVLTAATEADAFVRSSLMDMYCKCGAMDSALSIFDRCSYVTGDVNFAWSTMVAGYIQNGREEEALEFFRLMLRQGVAADRFTLTSAVAACANAGMVEQGRMFSRAHTKSVALWTSMLCSYASHGKSRMAIQLFNTMTAEKITPNEVTLVGVLSACSHGRLVTEGDRFFKLMQEEYGIVPSIEHYNCMVDLYGRAGLLDKANNFIMENKIKHEAIVWKTLLSACRVHKDMEHAKLASGNLIHLEQCDAGSYVMMSNMYATHSKWLDTLKLRSSMREKRVWKQPGRSWIHLKNIVHTFVAGDIAHPRSTEIYDYLEKLMERLKELGYTSRTDLVAHDVEEEQRETALKFHSEKLAIAFGIISTPSGTPLRIFKNLRVCVDCHEAIKYVSRATDREIVVRDLYRFHHFKDGKCSCEDFW; encoded by the exons ATGAGGTACGCGGCGCGGAGACCTGCGGCTGCGCTGCTATCCCCGCCGACTCTCTCCTGCTCGCCTCCCTCCTCCGCGCCGCTCCTCCACTCCCTCCTCGCAACACCGCCCCAAGGAGGATCGGTCCTGATTCCCCGCCAGCGCCTCAGCAACTCCGTACCCATAGGCCATCACTTCCACGATGCACGCAGGGCGCTCGACGAAACCCCCAAGCGGACCACCCCATCCGCGTGGACATCAGCCATCGCGGCCTGCGCGCGCGGGGGGCGGCACCGGGACGGCCTGGCCACGTTCACCGAGATGCTCGCCCAACGCGGCGGAGCCCCACCAAACAAGTTCGTCCTCGCCGCCGTCCTCAAATGCTGCGCGGGGCTCGGTTCCACAGAACCAGGCAGGCGCATCCACGGCTGGATGCTGCGGAACGGGGTGCGCATGGACGGCGTTCTAAGCAACGCCCTCCTCGACATGTACGCCAAGTGCGGCGACTACGGGCGGACCCGGCGGGCGTTCACAACAATGCCTCATACAGACGCCGTGTCCTGGAACATCGTGATCGGCGCGTGTCTGCAGAGCGGCGACATCCTCGGGTCGGTGCGGCTCTTCGACGCGTCGCCGGTGCGGGACGCGTCGAGCTGGAACACCATCATCAGCGGCTTGATGCGGAACGGCTGCCCCGCCGAGGCGCTGGAGCGCCTGCATCGTATGGCGCGGGCCGGGGTGGAGTTTAACCACTACACGTACTCCACGGCGCTTGCCCTGGCTGGCATGCTCTCCTCGCCACGCCTTGGGCGCCAGCTCCATGGCCGTGTGCTGACGGCCGCGACGGAGGCCGACGCGTTTGTTCGGAGCTCTCTCATGGACATGTACTGCAAGTGCGGCGCAATGGACTCTGCTCTGTCAATCTTCGATAGATGCTCGTATGTTACCGGTGACGTGAACTTCGCGTGGAGCACGATGGTCGCTGGGTACATCCAGAATGGCAGGGAGGAGGAAGCTCTCGAGTTCTTCCGCTTGATGCTGCGTCAAGGGGTTGCAGCGGATCGGTTCACCCTCACCAGCGCGGTTGCGGCGTGCGCAAATGCAGGGATGGTTGAACAAGGCAG GATGTTCAGCAGAGCTCACACCAAGAGCGTTGCTCTCTGGACTTCGATGCTGTGCTCCTATGCGTCGCACGGGAAAAGCAGGATGGCCATACAACTCTTCAACACGATGACTGCAGAGAAGATCACACCCAATGAGGTTACCCTCGTAGGTGTTCTATCTGCCTGTAGCCATGGCAGGTTGGTGACTGAAGGAGACCGCTTCTttaagcttatgcaagaagagtatGGAATCGTTCCAAGCATTGAGCATTACAATTGCATGGTTGATCTTTATGGTCGAGCTGGACTGCTCGACAAGGCAAATAACTTCATCATGGAAAACAAAATTAAGCACGAAGCTATTGTTTGGAAGACATTACTGTCTGCTTGTCGGGTTCACAAGGACATGGAGCACGCAAAGCTTGCTTCTGGAAATTTGATTCATCTGGAACAATGTGATGCAGGATCATATGTTATGATGTCAAACATGTATGCCACTCACAGCAAATGGCTTGACACTTTGAAGCTCAGAAGTTCCATGCGGGAAAAGAGGGTCTGGAAGCAACCCGGACGATCTTGGATCCATCTGAAGAACATTGTGCATACATTTGTCGCAGGGGACATAGCTCACCCAAGATCAACTGAAATCTATGATtacttggagaagttgatggagaGACTGAAGGAACTGGGGTACACAAGTAGAACTGATCTTGTTGCTCATGATGTAGAGGAGGAACAGAGGGAAACAGCTCTGAAGTTCCATAGTGAGAAGCTTGCCATCGCGTTTGGGATCATCAGCACTCCGAGTGGAACTCCACTTAGGATCTTCAAGAATCTTCGTGTTTGTGTGGACTGCCATGAAGCAATCAAGTATGTAAGCCGAGCCACAGATAGAGAGATTGTTGTGCGAGATTTGTACCGGTTTCACCATTTCAAGGATGGAAAGTGTTCTTGTGAGGATTTCTGGTGA